One stretch of Gemmatimonadota bacterium DNA includes these proteins:
- a CDS encoding sulfatase-like hydrolase/transferase — protein MNKPNIIIVLADDMGYGDSSAYGGWIDTPAMEKMAREGLKFTDFHASGAVCSPTRAGLLTGRYQQRAGVPKVIGANPQSADHYVGLYPSEITFPKLLKQAGYTSAIFGKWHLGYDKKFNPLHHDFDRFRGYVSGNIDYISHYDRMEVYDWWEGLEHIEEEGYTTHLITQHSVQFIKDHKDTPFCLYVAHEAVHTPLQGPDDPAIRGPEKADFHPDDPRETYCQMMKAMDDSLAEIMGTVRELGIEENTLVFFFSDNGGTRQNPESNAPLRGNKGTVWEGGHRVPAIAWWPGTIAPNSVTDQLAISIDLFPTMCALAGAPAPDDHFDGISLKSTLLGENEPGVRQLFWNGLAMRDDKYKLVIDKGTPHLFDLSQDISESNDLASQQPDRVRQMCDTIDAWKRDVADGATPQKDTF, from the coding sequence ATGAACAAACCCAACATCATCATCGTACTCGCCGACGACATGGGCTATGGCGATTCCAGTGCGTACGGGGGCTGGATCGACACGCCCGCAATGGAAAAAATGGCCCGCGAAGGGCTTAAATTCACCGACTTTCACGCCAGCGGTGCCGTTTGCAGCCCCACGCGCGCCGGATTGCTCACCGGACGCTATCAACAGCGCGCAGGCGTACCCAAAGTAATCGGCGCCAATCCCCAAAGTGCCGACCACTATGTGGGCTTATACCCCTCTGAAATCACCTTTCCCAAACTACTCAAACAAGCTGGATACACCTCTGCCATTTTTGGCAAATGGCACCTCGGGTACGACAAAAAATTCAATCCCCTGCACCACGACTTTGATCGCTTTCGCGGATATGTAAGCGGCAACATCGACTACATCTCGCACTACGACCGCATGGAAGTGTACGACTGGTGGGAGGGCCTCGAACACATTGAAGAAGAAGGCTATACCACACACCTCATCACCCAGCATTCCGTACAATTCATCAAAGACCACAAAGACACGCCCTTTTGCCTCTACGTTGCACACGAAGCCGTACACACCCCATTGCAAGGACCTGACGATCCCGCCATTCGCGGTCCAGAAAAAGCCGACTTTCATCCCGACGACCCCCGGGAAACCTATTGCCAGATGATGAAAGCCATGGACGACAGCCTGGCCGAAATCATGGGCACAGTGCGAGAACTCGGCATTGAAGAAAACACCCTTGTCTTCTTCTTTTCCGACAACGGCGGCACCCGTCAAAATCCCGAATCCAACGCCCCGTTGCGCGGGAACAAGGGCACGGTATGGGAAGGTGGCCACCGCGTCCCCGCCATTGCATGGTGGCCCGGAACAATAGCCCCCAACAGCGTCACCGACCAACTCGCCATCAGCATCGACCTCTTTCCCACCATGTGCGCCCTCGCAGGGGCACCTGCACCCGACGACCACTTTGACGGCATCAGCCTCAAATCCACCCTCCTCGGCGAAAATGAACCCGGTGTCCGACAATTGTTCTGGAATGGCCTTGCCATGCGCGACGACAAGTACAAGCTCGTAATCGACAAAGGCACGCCGCATCTATTCGACCTATCCCAGGACATATCGGAAAGCAACGACCTCGCATCACAACAGCCCGACCGCGTCCGACAAATGTGCGATACAATCGATGCCTGGAAACGCGACGTAGCCGACGGCGCAACACCGCAAAAAGATACATTCTGA
- a CDS encoding sodium:solute symporter family protein, translated as MLGLHLLDFATLAIYLIGIMIAGLWVARKIRNTGDYFMGGRSFGKAFMIMHAFGTGTHTDQAVTVAGASYKLGMAGIWYQWLYLFATPFYWLIAPIWRRLRYLTIADFFEDRFSNSLGYFYALYGLLYFAIQIGIMLLGTGKTASAMTGGAISPEIAIGVMTVLFLSYGLLGGLPAAIITDFIQGIFIIVLSFLLVPFVIDGVGGFTGLHQQVPIEKFSLEAPGDPPPGYDRITPFFIVMVVINALVGIIAQPHHMEIGGAGKTEREARVGFTYGNMIKRLCTVAWAFTGVACIALYPNIDDPEHAFGLASRDLLPIGLIGIMLASMIAAVMSTCDSFMVDGAALFVENFYKPLFKPEADDKHYLTTGRIVALILVIFGIIIALYFTSVVAIIRLSWSLVAFFGIAFWGGILWRRCNAPGAWAGLIVSAFLFAISGQTIIDLESLGIYIGGLGWELPYRYVLYIAGGFAALIIVSKLTKPQDKERLDRFYTLLHTPVGQEHKLREAGIKVVME; from the coding sequence ATGCTTGGACTACACCTGCTGGACTTTGCCACGCTCGCCATCTATTTAATCGGCATTATGATTGCCGGCTTATGGGTCGCCCGCAAAATCAGAAATACGGGCGACTATTTTATGGGTGGGCGCAGCTTTGGCAAAGCATTTATGATCATGCACGCCTTTGGCACCGGCACCCACACCGACCAGGCCGTCACCGTAGCAGGAGCCTCCTACAAACTGGGCATGGCGGGGATATGGTATCAATGGCTCTATCTATTCGCCACCCCCTTCTACTGGCTCATCGCGCCAATATGGCGAAGACTGCGCTACCTCACCATCGCGGACTTCTTTGAAGACCGATTCAGCAACTCCCTCGGTTATTTCTACGCCCTTTATGGCCTGCTCTACTTTGCCATACAAATCGGCATCATGCTTCTGGGCACGGGCAAAACAGCCAGCGCCATGACCGGCGGCGCGATCTCTCCCGAAATCGCCATCGGCGTCATGACCGTCCTCTTCCTCTCCTACGGTCTATTGGGCGGCCTGCCCGCGGCCATCATCACCGACTTTATCCAGGGCATCTTCATCATCGTCCTCTCTTTTCTCCTCGTCCCCTTTGTCATCGACGGCGTCGGCGGCTTCACCGGCCTTCACCAGCAAGTACCCATTGAAAAATTCAGCCTCGAAGCACCCGGCGATCCCCCACCTGGATACGACCGCATCACGCCCTTCTTCATCGTCATGGTCGTCATCAACGCCCTCGTCGGCATCATTGCCCAACCCCACCACATGGAAATTGGCGGTGCGGGCAAAACCGAACGCGAAGCCCGCGTGGGATTCACATACGGCAACATGATCAAACGCCTCTGCACCGTAGCCTGGGCATTTACCGGCGTAGCTTGCATTGCCCTTTATCCCAACATCGACGATCCCGAACACGCTTTTGGGCTCGCCTCGCGCGACCTCTTGCCCATCGGCCTCATCGGCATCATGCTCGCCTCGATGATCGCCGCGGTCATGTCCACCTGCGACTCATTCATGGTCGATGGCGCCGCCCTCTTTGTCGAAAACTTTTACAAACCCCTCTTCAAACCCGAAGCCGACGACAAACACTACCTCACCACGGGCCGCATCGTCGCCCTCATACTCGTCATATTCGGCATAATCATCGCACTCTACTTCACCTCTGTCGTCGCAATCATCCGCCTCTCCTGGTCGCTCGTGGCATTCTTTGGTATCGCCTTCTGGGGGGGAATTCTCTGGCGCAGATGCAATGCACCCGGTGCCTGGGCGGGCCTGATCGTCTCGGCATTCTTATTCGCCATATCCGGTCAAACAATCATCGATTTGGAAAGCCTGGGCATCTACATCGGCGGCCTCGGCTGGGAATTGCCCTATCGCTACGTACTCTACATCGCCGGAGGCTTTGCCGCACTCATCATCGTCAGCAAACTCACCAAACCGCAAGACAAAGAGCGACTCGACCGCTTTTACACCTTGCTCCACACACCTGTTGGGCAAGAGCACAAATTGCGCGAAGCTGGCATAAAAGTTGTTATGGAGTAA
- a CDS encoding phytanoyl-CoA dioxygenase family protein: MLTEEQVAEFHENGFLNGGPVLDDAQVEVLREELYRVIETKDRDDVPQPVLLRNLGGDDSAPVWQIVNIWEASEPFKNLMYSEKIVEEMAQLTGASELRIWHDQIQYKPAEIGGTTGWHQDAPLWPIIRPMTEVSAWVALDDVDVENGCMSMVPGSHKWGNQIAFVRQVKDFEAMPSNFEGHPISVMRRPVKKGEVHYHHALTWHGSHDNRSKRPRRAIAIHYMTQDTYYDASGDHVMKEFVTVEDGEILRGEHFPTVWRTE; encoded by the coding sequence ATGCTAACAGAAGAGCAAGTGGCGGAGTTTCACGAGAATGGGTTTTTGAATGGGGGGCCGGTGCTGGACGACGCGCAGGTCGAGGTGTTGCGCGAGGAGTTGTACCGGGTGATTGAGACTAAAGACCGCGATGATGTGCCGCAGCCGGTTTTGTTGCGCAATTTGGGCGGTGATGATTCGGCACCGGTCTGGCAGATTGTGAATATCTGGGAGGCGAGTGAGCCGTTTAAGAATTTGATGTATTCAGAGAAGATTGTAGAGGAGATGGCGCAGTTGACCGGGGCGTCGGAGTTGCGTATCTGGCACGATCAGATTCAGTACAAGCCCGCTGAAATTGGGGGGACGACCGGATGGCATCAGGACGCGCCGCTGTGGCCGATTATTCGGCCGATGACAGAGGTGAGCGCGTGGGTGGCATTGGACGATGTGGATGTGGAAAATGGGTGTATGAGTATGGTGCCCGGTTCGCACAAGTGGGGCAATCAGATCGCGTTTGTGCGACAGGTAAAGGATTTTGAAGCTATGCCGTCAAATTTTGAAGGCCATCCCATATCGGTGATGCGCCGGCCGGTGAAAAAGGGCGAGGTGCATTATCACCACGCTCTGACCTGGCACGGTTCGCACGACAATCGCAGCAAGCGACCCCGGCGTGCGATTGCAATTCACTATATGACGCAGGATACGTATTACGATGCGAGCGGCGATCACGTGATGAAGGAATTTGTAACCGTGGAAGATGGCGAGATTTTGCGGGGGGAACACTTTCCAACGGTGTGGAGGACTGAGTAA
- a CDS encoding right-handed parallel beta-helix repeat-containing protein — MPAMPAREIPLPDAPRDEVNAGEFFDRESMTCGLEDAIASLPESGGRVRIPAGTYLLRKTLYIPSRVSLVGDGPATVLRIRPLQVAYLAKDIRKGGRVLTCKTSPPFRVGEGIGVCDDKHRGWWGTHGEVERVVGNRVWMSVPFNRRLLARDNARVVNLFPCIWAENETDIEIRDLTIKGPDDYEGDWWDFTYSAVHIVGCERVRVLNCSVFGWPSDGFGIQRGCDAQVAHCQAHGCRGHGFHPGTGLARSVWSHNIGKGNGGDGYYFCARVHHSVCSDSVFSENGQHGIGGVANGGDHHNIVSNNVCSYNGMCGIDANRGDEQVITGNLLLSNSRAEKGTYPGIRVQDLTHSIVQGNRCADDQEKPTQLKGIEESGESDYNLIGSNLCVGMETAVAVVGRNSRAEGNLV, encoded by the coding sequence ATGCCTGCTATGCCAGCAAGAGAGATTCCGTTGCCCGATGCGCCTCGAGATGAGGTGAATGCAGGGGAGTTTTTTGATCGGGAGTCGATGACCTGTGGGTTGGAAGACGCTATTGCATCTTTGCCAGAGAGCGGTGGTCGGGTGCGTATTCCGGCGGGTACGTATCTTTTGCGCAAGACGCTGTACATACCCAGTCGGGTGAGTCTGGTCGGCGATGGGCCGGCGACGGTGTTGAGGATTCGGCCTTTGCAGGTGGCTTATCTGGCAAAGGATATTCGCAAAGGTGGTCGGGTGTTGACCTGTAAGACTTCGCCGCCTTTTCGCGTGGGTGAAGGGATTGGGGTTTGCGACGATAAGCACAGGGGGTGGTGGGGGACGCACGGGGAGGTCGAGCGGGTTGTGGGCAATCGCGTGTGGATGAGTGTGCCGTTTAATCGGCGGTTGTTGGCGCGTGACAATGCCCGGGTGGTGAATCTGTTTCCCTGTATCTGGGCAGAGAACGAGACGGATATTGAGATACGGGATTTGACGATTAAGGGTCCCGACGATTACGAGGGCGATTGGTGGGATTTTACGTATTCGGCGGTGCATATTGTGGGGTGTGAGCGCGTGCGCGTTCTGAATTGTTCGGTGTTTGGGTGGCCCAGCGATGGGTTTGGGATTCAGCGCGGTTGCGATGCCCAAGTGGCGCATTGTCAGGCTCATGGGTGCCGCGGGCATGGATTTCATCCCGGAACGGGGTTGGCGCGCAGTGTGTGGTCGCACAATATCGGGAAGGGAAATGGGGGTGATGGGTATTATTTTTGCGCGCGGGTACATCATTCGGTGTGTAGCGATAGCGTGTTTTCCGAAAATGGACAACACGGGATTGGCGGTGTGGCAAATGGGGGGGATCACCACAATATTGTGAGTAATAATGTGTGTTCGTACAATGGGATGTGTGGGATAGATGCCAATAGAGGAGATGAGCAGGTGATTACGGGGAATTTGTTGCTGAGCAATTCCCGGGCGGAAAAGGGAACATATCCCGGTATCCGCGTGCAGGATTTGACCCATTCGATTGTGCAGGGCAATCGGTGTGCAGACGATCAGGAGAAGCCGACGCAGTTGAAGGGTATTGAGGAGAGTGGTGAGAGCGACTATAATTTGATCGGTAGCAATTTGTGTGTGGGGATGGAGACGGCTGTTGCTGTTGTGGGAAGGAATAGCCGGGCAGAGGGGAATTTGGTATGA
- a CDS encoding phytanoyl-CoA dioxygenase family protein: MLTQEQTDFYHENGYLKCEALFTPEETAELGSEMVRIIENWGNETIGWRGPWRDRYLPEDERLNTKAVFMHNPQFYSATWGRAIFNERLVGCVEDLIRDTVQWHHTVLHAKPPELGTPFPMHQDYPFYPHDGPDFVDCLLHLDDTPIESGCLRVVPGSHKKGPLVHVLGPDTSPHLPPDDYHPDKIDSILIPAKAGDVIFFSYQIIHWSDCNRTDEWRKSVRFGYHSTQMHPVGRAEDDPYRIDPNNILERKDSTIVSGFRMNEAN; this comes from the coding sequence ATGCTCACACAAGAACAAACCGACTTCTACCACGAAAATGGGTACCTCAAATGCGAAGCCCTCTTTACCCCTGAAGAAACCGCCGAACTCGGCTCGGAAATGGTGCGCATCATCGAAAATTGGGGCAATGAGACCATTGGCTGGCGGGGGCCCTGGCGCGATAGATACTTGCCCGAAGACGAACGCCTCAACACCAAAGCCGTCTTCATGCACAATCCCCAATTCTACTCCGCAACCTGGGGACGCGCCATCTTTAACGAACGCCTCGTCGGCTGTGTGGAAGACCTGATCCGCGACACCGTTCAGTGGCACCACACCGTCCTCCATGCCAAACCGCCAGAACTCGGCACACCGTTTCCCATGCACCAGGACTATCCCTTTTATCCGCACGACGGCCCCGATTTTGTCGATTGCCTGCTACACCTGGACGACACCCCAATAGAAAGCGGGTGCTTGCGCGTGGTACCCGGCAGCCACAAAAAAGGTCCGCTCGTTCACGTCCTGGGTCCAGACACCTCTCCTCATCTGCCGCCAGACGATTACCACCCCGACAAAATCGACTCCATCCTGATCCCGGCAAAAGCAGGAGACGTCATCTTCTTTAGCTATCAGATCATTCACTGGTCCGATTGCAACCGCACCGACGAATGGCGAAAATCCGTGCGCTTCGGCTACCACAGCACCCAGATGCACCCCGTGGGCCGCGCAGAAGACGATCCCTACCGCATCGATCCCAACAACATTTTGGAACGCAAAGACAGCACCATTGTGTCCGGCTTTAGAATGAACGAAGCGAATTAA
- a CDS encoding GNAT family N-acetyltransferase, with translation MIRKYRPEDLDALKAITVICFDGVSIDQNIEKNFGQFADTDWKARKAKHIDADVAANADGIFVWEDEGNVAAYITTRIDHESKIGGIPNLAVLPEYQGKGIGKALMTAAFDYFEEQGMAVAKIETLDQNPVGQNFYPRSGFTAVARQIHYAMPMKDRKV, from the coding sequence ATGATCAGAAAATACCGCCCTGAAGACCTCGACGCCCTCAAAGCAATCACCGTTATCTGTTTTGATGGGGTATCAATCGACCAGAACATCGAAAAAAACTTCGGTCAATTTGCCGACACAGATTGGAAAGCACGCAAAGCCAAACACATAGACGCAGACGTCGCCGCCAATGCCGATGGCATCTTCGTCTGGGAAGACGAAGGCAACGTCGCGGCCTACATCACCACGCGCATTGACCATGAAAGCAAAATAGGCGGCATACCCAACCTCGCTGTCTTGCCCGAATACCAGGGCAAAGGAATCGGCAAAGCATTGATGACAGCCGCCTTTGACTATTTTGAAGAACAGGGAATGGCCGTGGCAAAAATCGAAACCCTCGACCAGAATCCCGTTGGACAGAACTTTTATCCGCGCTCGGGCTTTACCGCAGTCGCCCGACAAATCCACTACGCAATGCCCATGAAAGATCGGAAAGTGTAG